A stretch of the Ctenopharyngodon idella isolate HZGC_01 chromosome 14, HZGC01, whole genome shotgun sequence genome encodes the following:
- the nsd1a gene encoding acidic leucine-rich nuclear phosphoprotein 32 family member B isoform X2: MCPNSYCKQHREGMLFISKLDGKLSCSEHDPCGPNPLEPGEIREYMHDTCILNPQPNMATSGRIPQSTLLPAAPLFISTTNRPVFQAQRDPYADEVVDNVVLPPSSPSKDIKEEDMSDEGEVVEGVIVDEGEDEGLEVVGGDDDNDDDDDDDVEEMGYRGMGLEEEDEEEVNRGECEDDWADEYVDDDFEGNEDLGEVEGDDQESSWDESVEGEK, from the coding sequence ATGTGTCCCAACTCCTATTGCAAACAGCACCGCGAGGGAATGCTGTTCATATCCAAACTGGACGGCAAGCTGTCCTGCAGCGAGCACGACCCATGTGGCCCCAATCCTCTGGAACCGGGCGAGATTCGGGAGTACATGCATGATACGTGCATCCTAAACCCGCAGCCCAATATGGCAACATCTGGCAGGATACCACAGTCTACCCTACTGCCTGCTGCTCCGCTCTTCATTTCCACCACTAACAGACCTGTGTTCCAAGCCCAAAGAGACCCATATGCAGACGAGGTGGTGGACAATGTGGTTTTGCCACCCTCTTCCCCTTCTAAGGACATCAAGGAGGAAGATATGAGTGATGAAGGCGAGGTGGTGGAAGGAGTGATCGTGGATGAGGGAGAAGATGAGGGCCTTGAGGTCGTGggtggtgatgatgataatgatgatgatgatgatgatgatgttgaaGAAATGGGCTACAGAGGGATGGGGTTAGAGGAAGAAGATGAAGAGGAGGTGAACCGAGGTGAGTGTGAGGACGACTGGGCAGATGAATATGTGGATGATGACTTTGAAGGCAATGAGGACTTAGGGGAAGTGGAGGGGGATGACCAGGAATCATCATGGGATGAGTCTGTTGAAGGAGAAAAGTGA